The Clostridioides difficile genome has a segment encoding these proteins:
- a CDS encoding transketolase has protein sequence MSTLRDHSNNIRKNIIKMVAEAKSGHPGGSLSIADMLTVLYFDKMNICVENPKMDDRDRFVLSKGHAAPALYATLAEKGFFPEEELLTLRKFGSKLQGHPDMKKVAGIDMSTGSLGQGLSAANGMALAGKLDNKDYTVYTILGDGEIQEGQIWEAAMTASHYKLDNLIAFVDLNGLQIDGSNEEVMNVSPVDDKFKSFGWNVIVINGHCFDEIGNAIDEAKKVTGKPTVIIAKTVKGKGVSFMENNAAWHGTAPNAEQAEQALKDLEGGL, from the coding sequence ATGAGCACTCTTAGAGATCATTCTAATAATATTAGAAAAAACATAATAAAAATGGTTGCAGAAGCTAAAAGCGGGCATCCAGGTGGTTCATTATCAATAGCTGATATGTTAACAGTGTTATATTTTGATAAAATGAACATATGTGTAGAAAATCCAAAAATGGATGATAGAGATAGATTTGTTCTATCAAAAGGTCATGCAGCACCAGCATTATATGCTACATTAGCAGAAAAAGGATTTTTCCCAGAAGAAGAATTATTAACACTTAGAAAATTTGGTTCTAAGTTACAAGGACATCCAGATATGAAAAAAGTAGCAGGAATAGATATGTCTACTGGTTCTCTTGGACAAGGTTTATCTGCTGCAAATGGTATGGCACTAGCTGGAAAATTGGATAATAAAGACTACACAGTGTATACTATATTAGGTGATGGAGAAATCCAAGAAGGTCAAATATGGGAAGCTGCAATGACAGCATCACATTATAAATTGGATAACTTAATTGCATTTGTTGACTTAAATGGATTACAAATAGATGGTTCTAATGAAGAAGTAATGAATGTTAGTCCAGTAGACGACAAATTCAAATCTTTTGGATGGAATGTAATAGTAATAAATGGACATTGTTTTGATGAAATAGGAAATGCAATAGATGAAGCTAAAAAAGTTACAGGAAAGCCAACAGTAATAATAGCTAAGACTGTAAAAGGTAAAGGTGTTTCATTTATGGAAAATAATGCTGCATGGCATGGAACAGCTCCAAATGCAGAACAAGCAGAACAAGCATTGAAAGATTTAGAAGGAGGTCTATAG
- a CDS encoding PTS sugar transporter subunit IIB — protein sequence MKKILVACGAGIATSTVVCDKVERLVKENNIQAEVIQCKIAECAAKQDGADLIVSTTILPTTYNIPAIKATAYITGVNTAALDKKILDALK from the coding sequence ATGAAAAAAATATTAGTAGCATGTGGAGCAGGAATAGCAACATCAACAGTAGTTTGTGACAAGGTAGAAAGATTAGTTAAAGAAAATAATATACAAGCAGAAGTTATACAATGCAAAATAGCTGAATGTGCAGCAAAGCAAGATGGGGCAGATTTAATAGTATCAACAACTATATTGCCAACAACTTATAATATACCAGCAATAAAAGCAACAGCATATATAACTGGAGTAAATACAGCAGCATTAGATAAAAAAATATTAGATGCTTTAAAATAA
- a CDS encoding GGDEF domain-containing protein → MSVKRKTLNSTQMVRTIAIVFIVICFFMGIVCFKYYCKLRNTVQEESSNYLQEISNRIGSNVSKIIDDSYSILDTIASIIKNTNIDSFQKAKPIMDSQKKYWDCQDIMMIDENGVAYNSDGKSVSLSSDTYLQDAVINKKESMSVSQMIDNKECIVFAIPLDNVNVDNKNIVALAISYSPESFDKVLSMTSFNNQAYSHIINKDGTVVVRSSSVIAEKTGYNILSTISQSQLDSNSDFNKMKNDINNNISGQIGFKLNGSHEYMVYIPIGQEDWYLLTFVPVSVVNAKSNLLLKITLLLCGFITLAFAILTIVLVISFYRHKKNLEQIAYVDTVTGGNTIQRFYNISGDLLKQSTEQYALVYMNIEKFKMLNDQFGREAGDSILRGVYDGITSLLAPNECMGRLFADNFCVLISYSEDLSLTKRFEDWYNAIMKNSGKYGFEWASLSIQFGVFIINDTSMEFPYMTDRAKLALRDSTKDFKNNKIKYSIYNEKVRQQLVREKQLEDMMEKALEDGEFQIYLQPKYMTENEKIGGAEALVRWISKSEGMIYPDAFIPLFEKNGFIVNIDLCVFENVCRTLQRWIDEGKELIKISVNCSRIQLKDENFLDKYYEIFSHYSVPAQYIEIELTENMVYEDTERLSDIIDEIHSIGFGCSMDDFGSGYSSLNLIQDIPVDTLKLDKIFFRNTKNNYDRTKSVVSSIINMAKSLSMTTVAEGVEDYNQVKMLKEIGCDYIQGYVFAKPMPISNFEELLFGLPENNEE, encoded by the coding sequence ATGAGTGTAAAAAGAAAAACTTTAAACAGTACACAAATGGTTAGAACAATAGCAATAGTATTCATAGTTATATGCTTTTTTATGGGGATAGTATGCTTTAAATATTATTGTAAATTGCGAAATACTGTGCAAGAGGAAAGTAGTAACTATCTTCAAGAAATATCTAATAGAATAGGTAGTAATGTAAGTAAAATTATTGATGATAGTTACTCTATATTAGATACAATAGCATCAATAATAAAAAATACGAATATTGATTCTTTTCAAAAAGCAAAGCCTATAATGGATTCTCAAAAAAAATACTGGGATTGCCAAGATATTATGATGATTGATGAAAATGGAGTTGCATATAATTCTGATGGTAAATCAGTATCTCTTAGTAGTGATACATACCTTCAAGATGCTGTCATAAATAAAAAAGAATCTATGTCTGTATCACAAATGATAGACAATAAAGAATGTATAGTTTTTGCCATACCACTAGATAATGTGAATGTTGACAATAAGAATATAGTTGCACTTGCAATAAGTTATTCTCCTGAATCATTTGATAAAGTACTGTCTATGACTTCATTTAACAATCAAGCATATTCACATATTATTAATAAAGATGGTACTGTTGTAGTTCGTTCATCATCTGTCATTGCTGAAAAAACAGGATATAATATACTTAGTACTATAAGTCAATCTCAATTAGACTCTAACAGTGACTTCAATAAAATGAAGAATGATATAAATAATAATATTAGTGGGCAAATAGGATTTAAATTAAATGGTTCACATGAATACATGGTATATATTCCTATTGGACAGGAAGATTGGTATCTATTAACTTTTGTACCAGTATCTGTAGTAAATGCAAAATCCAATTTATTGTTAAAGATTACATTATTATTATGTGGTTTTATAACACTAGCATTTGCAATTCTTACAATAGTTTTGGTAATATCTTTTTATCGACATAAGAAGAATCTAGAACAGATTGCATATGTAGATACTGTGACTGGAGGAAATACAATACAACGATTTTATAATATTTCAGGTGATTTATTGAAGCAATCAACTGAACAATATGCGCTTGTATATATGAATATTGAAAAGTTTAAAATGCTAAATGACCAGTTTGGAAGAGAAGCAGGGGATTCTATATTACGTGGAGTATATGATGGTATAACATCTCTTTTAGCTCCTAATGAATGTATGGGAAGGTTATTTGCAGACAATTTCTGTGTACTTATATCATATAGTGAAGATTTATCTCTCACTAAAAGATTTGAAGATTGGTATAATGCTATCATGAAAAATTCTGGAAAATATGGATTTGAATGGGCTTCTCTTTCTATCCAGTTTGGTGTTTTTATAATTAATGATACTTCTATGGAATTTCCATACATGACTGACCGTGCAAAACTTGCACTTCGTGATTCCACAAAAGATTTTAAAAACAATAAGATAAAGTACTCTATTTATAATGAAAAAGTTCGTCAACAATTAGTACGTGAAAAACAATTAGAAGATATGATGGAAAAGGCTTTAGAAGATGGAGAATTCCAAATATATTTACAGCCTAAATATATGACTGAAAATGAGAAAATAGGAGGCGCAGAGGCATTAGTACGTTGGATTAGTAAATCAGAAGGTATGATTTATCCAGATGCATTTATCCCACTGTTTGAGAAAAATGGCTTTATTGTAAATATAGATTTATGTGTATTTGAAAATGTATGTAGGACTTTACAAAGATGGATAGATGAAGGAAAAGAATTGATAAAAATCTCTGTAAACTGTTCAAGGATTCAGTTAAAAGATGAGAATTTTCTAGATAAGTATTATGAGATTTTCTCTCATTATAGTGTGCCTGCACAGTATATTGAAATTGAGCTGACAGAAAACATGGTATATGAAGATACTGAACGTTTATCTGATATTATAGATGAAATTCACTCAATAGGATTTGGATGTTCTATGGATGATTTTGGAAGTGGGTATTCTTCACTAAATCTTATACAGGATATACCTGTAGATACATTAAAATTAGATAAAATATTTTTTAGAAATACTAAAAACAACTATGATCGTACTAAGTCTGTAGTAAGTAGTATCATTAATATGGCAAAATCACTTTCTATGACTACTGTGGCAGAAGGTGTTGAAGATTATAATCAAGTAAAAATGTTAAAAGAAATTGGTTGTGACTATATTCAAGGATATGTATTTGCAAAACCAATGCCAATTTCAAATTTTGAAGAACTTTTATTTGGGTTACCAGAAAATAACGAGGAGTGA
- a CDS encoding extracellular solute-binding protein, which produces MLQCLKLKCLKHFYKIKLSLVLILLSIFVTFITCGCAKNETEDILTQKVTQDNRTPITILVKYAFSINNFEKIVEEKFPNIDIVQVGNYTANTTLAEEYKIRLEHDDLTDIVMTWPLDVGEEYWDDRLIDLSGMTFTSKYNTSMLKPITRDGKLYYLPGPATIRAIVYNKTLFEENGWDVPKNYNEFVELCQKIEKTGIRSLQLSLGNEEVLDTPFIGFNYANSFSKPEDAKWLDNYNNGNGSFGDHFKPSLDVFQELIQKGILKKNDLNLHYQDSQNMLFTRQCAMTEDSNLLGHSAFAQTGSTDEFALMPFFSPGEDGDWARLYMVCYIGLNKHLTESKNKEKYDLVMQLMDYISTPEGQKALSSDAGGMFSSLKGMALPSEPELQPLLPSLEHGRYAIFPTFKNIQSSLRNGLAGMINGTLDKNDVIKMVDKQNTSSSKVISPKIIGNATNDFSMIETGNLITDAMRAKSGCEIALFLDNGKDGRYNGKGVSAKFYKGDITTTDIQRVFPDLKHGETGTLWKITMTGKDLLDTLEHSITVDNNSSGWFYYFSGLKMDYSPTDKPGKRIKKITTAEGDSIDLNKSYSIAVMDYSVPEKYIKKCDKTNIKITDIITEYIEKQKNVSPSEDKRFVVVKP; this is translated from the coding sequence ATGCTACAATGTTTGAAGCTTAAATGTTTAAAACACTTTTATAAAATCAAACTATCCTTGGTATTAATTTTACTTAGTATTTTTGTGACTTTTATAACTTGTGGATGTGCAAAAAATGAAACAGAAGATATTTTAACACAAAAAGTAACCCAAGATAATCGAACTCCTATTACTATTTTGGTGAAGTATGCTTTTTCAATTAATAATTTTGAAAAAATTGTTGAAGAAAAATTTCCTAATATTGATATTGTCCAAGTTGGAAACTATACAGCTAATACTACTCTAGCAGAGGAATATAAAATACGTCTAGAACATGATGATTTAACTGATATAGTTATGACTTGGCCACTAGATGTAGGAGAGGAATATTGGGATGACCGACTTATTGATTTGTCTGGTATGACATTTACCAGTAAATATAATACATCTATGCTTAAGCCTATTACTAGAGATGGAAAACTTTATTATTTACCAGGTCCTGCAACTATACGTGCTATTGTCTATAATAAAACGTTATTTGAAGAAAATGGTTGGGATGTTCCTAAAAATTATAATGAGTTTGTTGAACTATGTCAAAAAATTGAGAAAACTGGTATACGTTCATTACAATTGAGTCTTGGCAATGAGGAAGTATTGGATACACCATTTATTGGTTTTAACTATGCAAATAGTTTTAGTAAACCTGAAGATGCAAAGTGGCTTGATAATTATAATAACGGAAATGGAAGTTTTGGTGACCACTTTAAGCCTTCTTTAGATGTTTTTCAGGAACTTATCCAAAAAGGTATATTGAAGAAGAATGATTTGAATCTACATTATCAAGATAGTCAAAATATGTTATTTACTCGTCAGTGTGCTATGACAGAAGACTCCAATTTATTAGGACATTCAGCTTTTGCTCAAACTGGGTCTACTGATGAATTTGCTCTTATGCCATTTTTTAGCCCTGGAGAAGATGGAGATTGGGCTAGACTGTATATGGTTTGTTATATTGGTCTTAATAAACACTTAACTGAATCAAAAAATAAAGAAAAATATGATTTAGTAATGCAGTTGATGGATTATATTAGTACACCTGAAGGTCAAAAAGCATTATCTAGTGATGCTGGAGGTATGTTTTCAAGCTTAAAAGGTATGGCACTGCCAAGTGAACCTGAACTACAACCTTTATTACCATCTTTAGAACATGGACGATATGCTATTTTTCCTACTTTTAAAAATATTCAAAGCTCATTACGTAATGGTCTTGCTGGAATGATAAATGGAACATTAGATAAAAATGATGTCATAAAAATGGTTGATAAACAGAATACATCTTCTTCAAAAGTTATAAGTCCTAAGATAATTGGAAATGCTACAAATGATTTTTCTATGATTGAAACAGGGAATCTTATAACAGATGCTATGCGTGCTAAAAGTGGGTGTGAAATTGCATTGTTTTTAGATAATGGTAAAGATGGACGCTATAATGGTAAGGGTGTTAGTGCTAAGTTTTATAAAGGTGATATTACTACAACAGATATACAGCGTGTATTTCCAGATTTAAAGCATGGAGAAACTGGAACACTATGGAAGATAACTATGACTGGTAAAGACCTTCTTGATACTTTAGAACATTCTATAACTGTGGATAATAATAGTAGTGGATGGTTTTATTATTTTTCTGGTCTTAAAATGGATTACTCTCCAACAGATAAGCCAGGCAAACGAATTAAAAAAATTACAACTGCAGAAGGAGACTCTATAGATTTAAATAAATCATATTCAATTGCTGTTATGGACTATAGTGTTCCAGAAAAATATATTAAGAAGTGTGATAAGACAAACATTAAAATTACAGATATTATAACAGAATATATAGAAAAACAAAAAAATGTTTCTCCTAGTGAAGACAAGAGGTTTGTAGTAGTGAAACCTTAA
- a CDS encoding galactitol-1-phosphate 5-dehydrogenase, giving the protein MKAAVLHGTNDMRFEDIEIKPCESDEVKIKVMAAGICGSDPPRVLKHWKYPVPAIPGHEFSGVIAEVGKDVKNVKVGDRVVAIPFIPCNECEYCKRGLFSLCDDHGMLGAKTFGAFAEYANIKATNVLPIGDMDFEDAAMIEPLAVAMHGVLNIGIQVGDTVAVMGSGTMGQLVIQGLKIAGAGTIIAVDISDNKLRESKELGADIIINAKDVNPVEKIKELTGGKGVDIALECAGSKITQEQCLLITKKKSKIGFLGIAYSDITLSEEAFENIFRKELELKGFWNSYSAPFPGQEWTKGITLVNEGKIKLKEMVSHRFSLEDAYKAFEMIRDRKEEFNKILILPQGVEK; this is encoded by the coding sequence GTGAAAGCAGCAGTATTACATGGCACAAATGATATGAGATTTGAAGATATAGAGATAAAACCATGTGAAAGTGATGAAGTAAAAATAAAGGTTATGGCAGCAGGAATATGTGGGTCAGATCCTCCAAGAGTATTAAAACATTGGAAATATCCAGTTCCAGCTATACCAGGACATGAATTTTCTGGAGTAATTGCAGAAGTTGGTAAGGATGTAAAAAATGTAAAAGTTGGAGATAGAGTAGTTGCAATTCCTTTTATACCTTGCAATGAATGTGAATATTGTAAGAGAGGGTTATTTTCATTATGTGATGACCATGGTATGTTAGGAGCTAAAACTTTTGGAGCTTTTGCAGAATATGCAAACATAAAAGCTACAAATGTTTTACCAATAGGAGACATGGATTTTGAAGATGCCGCTATGATAGAACCACTTGCAGTTGCTATGCATGGAGTACTTAATATAGGTATCCAAGTTGGAGATACTGTAGCTGTAATGGGTAGTGGAACAATGGGTCAACTAGTAATACAAGGACTTAAGATAGCAGGAGCTGGAACAATTATAGCTGTTGACATATCTGATAATAAATTAAGAGAATCAAAAGAATTAGGTGCTGATATAATAATTAATGCTAAAGATGTAAACCCAGTAGAAAAAATAAAGGAACTTACTGGTGGAAAAGGTGTTGATATAGCACTTGAATGTGCAGGTTCTAAAATAACTCAAGAACAATGTTTACTTATAACTAAAAAGAAAAGTAAAATAGGATTTTTAGGAATAGCATATTCAGATATAACTTTATCTGAGGAAGCATTTGAAAATATATTTAGAAAAGAACTAGAATTAAAAGGTTTCTGGAATTCTTATTCTGCACCATTCCCAGGGCAAGAATGGACTAAAGGAATCACTCTAGTTAATGAAGGAAAAATAAAATTAAAAGAAATGGTATCTCATAGATTTTCACTTGAAGATGCTTATAAAGCATTTGAAATGATAAGAGATAGAAAAGAAGAATTTAATAAGATATTAATTTTACCACAAGGGGTTGAAAAATAA
- a CDS encoding PTS galactitol transporter subunit IIC, whose product MDKLLAVVQYILNMGPTVILPITIVVLGMIFRIKFTKALKSGLTIGIGFVGINLVVNLLTSTLGPAAQGMVERFGLNLTVIDVGWPTTASATWASPVAPILIPVCLLVNLLLLYFNKTKILNVDIWNYWHFIVAGAVGYIVTGSYIWAIFCAILMELLVLFIAEKTAKNVQEFYDLEGIALPTGSTASFAPLGYLVGKFVEKIPGINKIQADPDSIQKKFGIFGEPMMMGIILGLILGALAGYDVAGIFNVGISMGAVMLLMPRMVRILMEGLIPISESIRDFLQAKYGDRELYIGLDAAVATGHPAVISTALILVPITLFLAVILPGNKVLPFGDLATIPFYMAFIVCFRKGNIVQSVITGTIVIAISLYMATNFADVHTQLLQQANMMPEGTTMVTSIDTGGNLLKWGILKLSQLVSSLGIF is encoded by the coding sequence ATGGATAAATTATTAGCAGTAGTACAGTATATTTTAAACATGGGACCAACAGTAATACTACCAATAACAATTGTAGTCTTAGGAATGATATTCAGAATTAAGTTTACAAAAGCTTTAAAATCAGGTCTTACAATTGGTATAGGTTTTGTGGGTATAAACTTAGTTGTAAACCTATTAACTTCAACACTAGGGCCAGCAGCTCAAGGAATGGTTGAAAGATTTGGACTTAACTTAACAGTAATAGATGTTGGTTGGCCAACAACAGCATCAGCAACATGGGCTTCACCAGTTGCACCAATATTAATACCAGTTTGTTTATTAGTAAACTTACTATTATTATACTTCAATAAAACAAAGATATTAAACGTTGATATATGGAATTATTGGCACTTTATAGTAGCAGGTGCAGTTGGATATATAGTAACAGGAAGTTATATTTGGGCTATATTCTGTGCGATATTAATGGAATTATTAGTACTATTTATTGCAGAAAAAACAGCCAAAAATGTTCAGGAGTTTTATGATTTAGAAGGTATAGCATTACCAACTGGTTCAACAGCTTCGTTTGCTCCACTTGGATATTTAGTAGGTAAATTTGTTGAAAAAATACCAGGAATAAATAAAATACAAGCAGACCCAGATTCTATACAAAAAAAATTCGGTATATTTGGTGAACCAATGATGATGGGGATTATACTAGGTCTAATACTTGGAGCGCTTGCTGGATACGATGTAGCAGGAATATTCAATGTAGGTATATCAATGGGTGCAGTAATGTTACTTATGCCTAGAATGGTTAGAATATTAATGGAAGGTTTAATTCCAATTTCAGAATCAATAAGAGATTTCTTACAAGCAAAATATGGAGATAGAGAACTTTATATAGGTCTAGATGCAGCAGTAGCAACTGGACATCCAGCAGTTATATCAACAGCTCTTATACTTGTTCCTATAACTTTATTCTTAGCAGTTATATTACCAGGAAATAAGGTTTTACCATTTGGTGACTTAGCGACAATACCATTCTATATGGCGTTTATAGTATGTTTTAGAAAAGGTAATATAGTTCAATCAGTTATAACAGGAACTATAGTAATAGCTATATCACTTTATATGGCTACAAATTTTGCAGATGTTCATACACAATTATTACAACAAGCAAATATGATGCCAGAAGGAACAACAATGGTTACAAGTATAGATACAGGTGGTAACTTACTAAAATGGGGAATATTGAAATTATCTCAATTAGTTTCTTCACTTGGAATATTCTAA
- a CDS encoding aryl-sulfate sulfotransferase, whose translation MKRKNLLKIVFLCSILFVSGVFAKQVFASQSKSKKTLNMTINGYDVTLSKEGIFNSQNVKQLNSTNQNSITIKNPKSVNNVKIDDKEIDVNNKSTFKLKEINSSSKIKISVMYNGENSYRNYYINSLSKNFPKYTVTANSSYDGDYYLTTHNEEHNFVFKLNNQGNIIFYKEVESNPFDFKKITTDNGKIRYGYLLQDKDSTKRISAVGYSPTYLVILDENYNEINKITMEKNKNIESGTELENHDFIYIDDNHYIVSSYQKTKATNIPLNLSKGNSPYVVNSVLQEIKDGKVVWQWESIDHENLYAESVEQNNFSEKSDTSLDYVHFNSMTIDPKDGNLICSFRNLDEVIKLDRKTGEIIWTLGGLGDEFNLTDNQKFSRQHNARITDDGYITLYDNGVKNKSTRIVKIKLDEENKKVTEYHSYDINDYYKYMGSVQEIDSEKDVFLVGTGGKAGEKQDLVAMEKDFTNDKVYFRFSFKSGESMYRCYKIK comes from the coding sequence ATGAAAAGAAAAAATTTATTAAAGATAGTATTTTTATGTAGTATTTTATTTGTTTCTGGCGTTTTCGCAAAACAAGTCTTTGCATCTCAAAGTAAATCAAAAAAAACACTTAATATGACTATAAATGGTTATGATGTAACACTATCTAAGGAAGGGATTTTTAATAGTCAAAACGTAAAGCAACTTAATTCAACAAATCAAAATAGTATAACAATAAAAAATCCTAAAAGTGTAAACAATGTCAAAATAGATGATAAAGAAATTGATGTAAATAATAAATCTACTTTTAAGTTGAAAGAAATCAATAGCTCTTCTAAAATAAAAATATCTGTAATGTATAATGGTGAAAACTCATATAGAAATTATTATATAAATTCTCTTTCCAAAAATTTTCCAAAGTATACTGTTACTGCAAACAGCTCTTATGATGGTGATTATTATCTTACTACACACAATGAAGAACATAACTTTGTATTTAAATTAAATAACCAAGGAAATATAATTTTTTACAAGGAAGTCGAATCAAATCCTTTTGATTTTAAGAAGATAACTACAGATAATGGCAAAATTAGATATGGATATTTACTTCAAGATAAGGACTCAACAAAGCGAATAAGTGCTGTTGGATACTCCCCAACATATCTTGTGATATTAGATGAAAATTATAATGAAATAAACAAAATTACTATGGAGAAAAATAAAAACATAGAATCTGGTACTGAGTTAGAAAACCATGACTTTATATACATAGATGATAATCACTATATTGTTTCTAGTTATCAAAAAACTAAGGCAACAAATATTCCTTTAAACTTGAGTAAAGGAAACTCACCTTATGTAGTAAATAGTGTCCTACAAGAAATAAAAGATGGAAAAGTTGTATGGCAATGGGAAAGCATTGACCATGAAAATCTATATGCAGAAAGCGTTGAACAAAATAATTTTAGCGAAAAAAGTGATACATCCTTAGATTATGTACATTTTAATTCTATGACCATCGACCCAAAAGACGGAAATCTAATCTGCTCATTTAGAAATTTAGATGAAGTTATTAAATTAGATAGAAAAACAGGAGAAATTATTTGGACTCTAGGAGGATTGGGTGATGAGTTCAATTTAACAGATAATCAAAAGTTCTCAAGACAACATAACGCTAGAATTACAGATGATGGATATATAACTTTGTATGATAATGGTGTAAAAAATAAATCTACAAGAATCGTAAAAATAAAATTAGATGAAGAAAATAAAAAAGTTACTGAATATCACTCATATGACATAAATGACTACTATAAATATATGGGTTCAGTTCAAGAAATAGATAGTGAAAAAGATGTATTCTTAGTTGGAACTGGTGGAAAAGCTGGAGAAAAGCAAGATTTAGTAGCTATGGAAAAAGATTTCACTAATGATAAAGTTTATTTTAGATTCTCCTTTAAGAGTGGTGAAAGTATGTATAGATGCTATAAAATTAAATAA
- a CDS encoding PTS sugar transporter subunit IIA, whose amino-acid sequence MEFINFVNDKVINLKMDCKTKEDFFKEIHNKVFELGFVKEEFGEKILGRENVFPTGLNLGDYGVAIPHTDAEYIKEQFIAVCTFNEPVVFSSMEDQDEKVSVNLAFVLGLNQPHSQLSVLTELMGIMQNKELVEKLIDSTDKEEVLKTIKSL is encoded by the coding sequence ATGGAGTTTATAAATTTTGTAAATGATAAAGTTATAAACCTTAAAATGGATTGTAAAACAAAAGAAGATTTCTTTAAGGAAATACATAATAAAGTTTTTGAATTAGGCTTTGTAAAAGAAGAATTTGGAGAAAAAATACTAGGAAGAGAAAATGTATTTCCAACAGGTTTAAACTTAGGTGATTATGGAGTAGCAATACCACATACAGATGCAGAATATATTAAAGAACAATTTATAGCAGTCTGTACTTTTAATGAACCAGTAGTATTTAGTTCTATGGAAGACCAAGATGAAAAAGTATCTGTAAATTTAGCTTTCGTTTTGGGGCTTAATCAACCACATAGTCAATTATCTGTATTAACAGAATTAATGGGCATTATGCAAAATAAAGAATTAGTTGAGAAGTTAATAGATTCTACTGACAAAGAAGAAGTTTTAAAGACAATAAAGTCTTTATAA
- a CDS encoding zinc-binding dehydrogenase — protein MKAVVKTKPGYDNVEVLEVEEPKATGDKVKIKVEYSGICGSDIHSFKGEYANIKAPVTLGHEFSGIVVEIGEDVKNIKVGDRVTSETTFATCEKCIYCATKDYNLCPTRKGIGTQADGSFAEYVLSREESIHVLPENVSLLSAALTEPLACCVHAALEKTTIESDDTVLIIGPGPIGLLLAQVVKSQGATVIMSGVTKDKERLEIAKNLGVDRTVNVMEESLADVVNEMTDGNGVNKGFDCSGFMPAVNEALRLLRKKGTFVQVGIFAKKLNEMDQEAIIQRELQYIGSRSQKPSSWIIALDLMASGKVNTEALVTKTVGLDEFKEGITALMNGEEIKVAVKS, from the coding sequence ATGAAGGCAGTAGTTAAAACTAAACCAGGCTATGATAATGTAGAAGTATTAGAAGTAGAAGAGCCAAAAGCTACAGGAGATAAAGTAAAAATAAAAGTAGAATACAGTGGTATATGTGGTTCAGATATACATTCATTTAAAGGTGAATATGCAAATATAAAAGCTCCAGTAACACTAGGTCATGAATTTTCTGGAATTGTTGTAGAAATTGGTGAAGATGTTAAAAATATAAAAGTAGGAGATAGAGTTACATCAGAAACTACTTTTGCAACTTGTGAAAAATGTATATATTGTGCAACTAAGGACTATAATTTATGCCCAACTAGAAAAGGTATTGGTACTCAAGCAGATGGAAGTTTTGCTGAATATGTATTATCAAGAGAAGAAAGCATACATGTACTTCCTGAAAATGTATCTTTATTATCAGCAGCTCTTACAGAGCCACTAGCTTGTTGTGTTCATGCAGCTCTTGAAAAAACTACTATAGAAAGTGATGATACAGTATTAATAATAGGACCAGGACCAATAGGTTTATTATTAGCTCAAGTTGTTAAATCTCAAGGTGCTACAGTTATAATGTCTGGTGTTACAAAAGATAAAGAAAGATTAGAAATAGCTAAAAATCTTGGAGTAGATAGAACTGTAAATGTAATGGAAGAAAGTCTAGCAGATGTAGTAAATGAAATGACTGATGGAAATGGAGTAAATAAAGGATTTGATTGTTCTGGATTTATGCCAGCAGTTAATGAAGCTTTAAGATTACTTAGAAAGAAAGGAACTTTCGTACAAGTTGGAATATTTGCCAAAAAACTAAATGAAATGGATCAAGAAGCAATAATCCAAAGAGAGTTACAATATATTGGAAGTAGATCACAAAAACCAAGTTCTTGGATTATAGCATTAGATTTAATGGCTAGTGGAAAAGTAAATACAGAAGCATTAGTTACAAAAACTGTTGGTTTAGACGAATTTAAAGAGGGTATTACAGCTTTAATGAACGGAGAAGAAATAAAAGTTGCAGTAAAATCTTAA